A single window of Archangium gephyra DNA harbors:
- a CDS encoding YciI family protein has product MTTPSTLPRFHSRHAALAALLCCTLFAGAAGAQTAPSGAAPSEASKDKPAKAAPKVEFEKHYLVILRRGPSWTPEVTPEVERIQAEHLAHLGRMGESGKMVIAGPFAEQQDPTFRGMCLYKTETLEEARKLAEEDPAVKAGRLKVEAMAWYTEKGYMTFPKAKPTKK; this is encoded by the coding sequence ATGACGACCCCCTCCACCCTGCCCCGTTTCCACTCCCGCCACGCGGCCCTCGCCGCCCTGCTCTGCTGCACCCTGTTCGCCGGTGCCGCCGGGGCCCAGACCGCCCCTTCCGGAGCCGCCCCTTCCGAAGCCTCCAAGGACAAGCCGGCCAAGGCCGCACCGAAGGTGGAGTTCGAGAAGCACTACCTCGTCATCCTCCGCCGCGGCCCCTCGTGGACGCCCGAGGTCACCCCCGAGGTCGAGCGCATCCAGGCGGAGCACCTCGCGCACCTCGGCCGCATGGGGGAGTCCGGCAAGATGGTCATCGCCGGCCCCTTCGCCGAGCAGCAGGATCCCACCTTCCGGGGGATGTGCCTCTACAAGACCGAGACGCTGGAGGAGGCCCGGAAGCTCGCCGAGGAGGATCCCGCGGTGAAGGCCGGGCGCCTCAAGGTGGAGGCCATGGCCTGGTACACGGAGAAGGGCTACATGACCTTCCCCAAGGCGAAGCCCACGAAGAAGTAG
- a CDS encoding dihydrolipoyl dehydrogenase family protein has product MADAFDVVVIGGGPAGENAAGRTAAGGLATALVETELLGGECSYWACIPSKALLRPPEVHWLARHSPGVREAVKKPLDASEVLAFRDKMVHGYDDKGQAEWARHAKLEVVRGHGRLAGPRTVRVTSRDGATRELTARRAVVLATGSRARIPDIPGLREAKPWTNREGTGAGKVPRRLVVMGGGVVAAELSQAWKSLGAEEVTLLQRSEHILTRLEPFAAELVEKALRESGVTVRTRTQVTRVHRPGGQGEVTLTLDSGETLRADEVLVALGREVATRDVGLETVGLTPGKPVEVDDLLRARGVEGGWLYACGDVNGRNLLTHMGKYQARLAGDNILGRQEEAWADARATPQVIFTHPQVGAVGLTEAEARERGLPVRTVQVGLDSVAGTSLLGQGFEGGVKLVVDEQRRVLLGATFVGPGVGEMLHAATIAVAGEVPLDKLWHAVPAFPAVSEVWLRLLEAYGL; this is encoded by the coding sequence ATGGCGGACGCATTCGATGTGGTGGTCATCGGCGGAGGCCCGGCCGGAGAGAACGCGGCGGGGCGGACGGCCGCGGGAGGACTGGCGACGGCCCTCGTGGAGACGGAGCTGCTCGGCGGAGAGTGCTCCTACTGGGCCTGCATCCCCAGCAAGGCGCTGCTCCGGCCTCCCGAGGTGCACTGGCTGGCCCGGCACTCACCCGGTGTCCGCGAGGCGGTGAAGAAGCCGCTCGACGCCTCCGAGGTCCTCGCCTTCCGGGACAAGATGGTCCACGGCTACGACGACAAGGGCCAGGCGGAGTGGGCACGGCACGCGAAGCTGGAGGTGGTGCGAGGGCACGGCCGGCTCGCGGGCCCGCGAACGGTCCGGGTGACGTCGCGCGATGGAGCGACGCGTGAGCTGACGGCTCGCCGGGCGGTGGTGCTGGCCACGGGCAGCCGCGCGCGCATCCCGGACATCCCCGGCCTGCGCGAGGCGAAGCCGTGGACGAACCGCGAGGGCACCGGAGCCGGGAAGGTGCCTCGCCGGCTGGTGGTGATGGGAGGCGGCGTGGTGGCCGCGGAGCTGAGCCAGGCCTGGAAGTCACTCGGAGCGGAGGAGGTGACGCTCCTCCAACGCAGTGAGCACATCCTCACCCGCCTGGAGCCCTTCGCCGCCGAGCTCGTGGAGAAGGCCCTGCGCGAGAGCGGCGTCACGGTCCGCACGCGCACCCAGGTGACGCGCGTCCACCGTCCCGGCGGACAGGGCGAGGTGACGCTGACGCTCGACTCCGGTGAGACACTGCGCGCGGACGAGGTGCTGGTGGCGCTGGGCCGGGAGGTGGCCACGCGGGACGTGGGACTGGAGACGGTGGGGCTGACGCCGGGCAAGCCGGTGGAGGTGGACGATCTGCTCCGCGCCAGGGGCGTGGAGGGCGGCTGGCTGTACGCGTGCGGAGACGTGAACGGGCGCAACCTCCTCACGCACATGGGCAAGTACCAGGCGCGTCTCGCGGGAGACAACATCCTGGGCCGGCAGGAGGAGGCGTGGGCGGACGCACGGGCCACGCCCCAGGTGATCTTCACGCACCCGCAGGTGGGCGCGGTGGGGCTCACCGAGGCCGAGGCCCGTGAGCGGGGCCTGCCCGTGCGCACGGTGCAGGTGGGCCTGGACTCGGTGGCGGGCACGAGCCTGCTGGGACAGGGCTTCGAGGGAGGGGTGAAGCTGGTGGTGGACGAGCAGCGGCGCGTGCTGCTCGGCGCCACCTTCGTGGGCCCCGGGGTGGGCGAGATGCTGCACGCGGCCACCATCGCGGTGGCCGGTGAGGTGCCGCTCGACAAGCTCTGGCACGCGGTGCCGGCCTTCCCCGCCGTCAGCGAGGTGTGGCTCCGGCTGCTGGAGGCCTATGGCTTGTGA
- a CDS encoding Ig-like domain-containing protein: MKRFLNPLMAASVVVLASACAKVERIEVKPAKVALSEAGQSVALSAQAVTAEGKPVEKAELAFASTNTKVATVDAAGKVTAVKSGSANISVTSGEVSASAPVEVVIPSAIVIQGAPFTLTGLGSEAVVEAEVKDDAGRPVKDSKLEYAAADANVVQVEGNKLVAKAVGTAKVTVTSGKLTQEFEVTVKLPEVDAVAFETVPATLKVGESAALAVVAKGTDGAAIKGVSFTFTTSDEKIATVDASGNVTAVKAGAVTIKAEGGSKAAETKLTIKKK, translated from the coding sequence ATGAAGAGGTTTCTGAATCCGCTGATGGCCGCGTCCGTGGTCGTGCTGGCGTCCGCGTGCGCGAAGGTGGAGCGGATCGAGGTGAAGCCGGCGAAGGTGGCGCTGTCCGAGGCGGGCCAGTCCGTGGCGCTGTCGGCGCAGGCCGTGACGGCGGAGGGCAAGCCGGTGGAGAAGGCGGAGCTGGCGTTTGCCTCCACCAACACGAAGGTCGCGACGGTGGATGCCGCCGGCAAGGTGACGGCGGTGAAGAGCGGCTCGGCGAACATCTCCGTCACCTCGGGTGAGGTGAGTGCCTCGGCCCCGGTCGAGGTGGTGATTCCCTCGGCGATCGTCATCCAGGGCGCGCCCTTCACGCTGACGGGCCTGGGCTCGGAGGCGGTGGTGGAGGCCGAGGTGAAGGATGACGCGGGCCGTCCGGTGAAGGACTCGAAGCTGGAGTACGCCGCGGCGGACGCCAACGTGGTGCAGGTGGAGGGCAACAAGCTGGTGGCCAAGGCGGTGGGCACCGCGAAGGTGACGGTGACGTCCGGCAAGCTGACACAGGAGTTCGAGGTCACCGTGAAGCTGCCCGAGGTGGACGCGGTGGCGTTCGAGACGGTGCCGGCGACGCTGAAGGTGGGCGAGAGCGCGGCGCTGGCGGTGGTGGCCAAGGGCACGGACGGCGCGGCCATCAAGGGCGTGTCCTTCACCTTCACCACCAGCGACGAGAAGATCGCCACGGTGGACGCCTCCGGGAACGTGACGGCCGTGAAGGCCGGCGCGGTCACCATCAAGGCCGAGGGTGGCAGCAAGGCCGCCGAGACGAAGCTGACGATCAAGAAGAAGTAG
- a CDS encoding group I truncated hemoglobin: MHATQSLYEQLGGEEMVTKTVNIFYKKVLADPRLRPFFENMDMNRLESMQRAFLSTAFGGPGAYSGRDMRRAHTRLVALGMSDIHFDAVLGHLDGTLEELAVGKPLRDWAQALTESLRKDILGR, encoded by the coding sequence ATGCACGCAACCCAGAGTCTCTACGAGCAGCTCGGCGGTGAGGAGATGGTCACCAAGACGGTGAACATCTTCTACAAGAAGGTGCTGGCGGACCCCCGCCTGAGGCCCTTCTTCGAGAACATGGACATGAACCGCCTGGAGTCCATGCAGAGGGCCTTCCTGTCCACCGCCTTTGGAGGCCCTGGCGCATACAGCGGCCGGGACATGCGCCGCGCCCACACCCGGCTGGTGGCGCTGGGAATGAGCGACATCCACTTCGACGCCGTGCTCGGCCATCTGGACGGCACCCTGGAGGAGCTCGCCGTGGGCAAGCCCCTCCGGGACTGGGCCCAGGCCCTCACCGAGAGCCTGCGCAAGGACATCCTGGGCCGTTGA
- a CDS encoding pectin acetylesterase-family hydrolase encodes MKNHLLLGLLAAAAVPAATAQAEVLVSGIVDVLVDGGNNYSWQKVELPGTKCGNGSQYKFFIHRSDTGSQNLLFMFEGGGACWDYDTCSGRAGVLGAANPNGLTDDYMQQFTAKYVSPIVNGADPGLPFRSRKDLVTKDWNIVYMPYCTGDVHVGNNTVTYTDSTGAQPPLTWHHSGYSNTLAAANYAKTQFPSVNKLLVTGFSAGGTATASAYYFVRRITNPARGYYLNDSGPIYLAANVNDRSRALHDKIRQSWNLNSVFSQLPASFDQNNMGTINRMVAMEFPNDQLAYTAYTRDYNYSRFSYERFLTPNDKESVLSYWKQDQDRLVAELNLYNNFSYFIPHARPINESHCTTIITFVGAHACQRMEKKRWYEYVSEPWQNWKCNSEFVPMDTFLSRFINENQRIRIYEPANGYNDDDPGMDILAPLINGALGG; translated from the coding sequence ATGAAAAACCATCTCTTGTTGGGTCTTCTCGCGGCCGCGGCCGTGCCGGCGGCCACCGCCCAGGCGGAAGTTCTCGTCTCTGGGATTGTCGATGTGCTCGTAGACGGAGGGAACAACTACTCCTGGCAGAAGGTGGAGCTGCCGGGGACGAAGTGTGGCAACGGCTCTCAGTACAAGTTCTTCATCCACCGCAGCGACACGGGCTCCCAGAACCTGCTGTTCATGTTCGAGGGTGGCGGCGCGTGCTGGGACTACGACACCTGTAGCGGGCGCGCGGGCGTGCTGGGCGCGGCCAATCCGAACGGGCTGACGGATGACTACATGCAGCAGTTCACGGCGAAGTATGTCTCGCCGATCGTGAACGGGGCGGATCCGGGCCTGCCGTTCCGCAGCCGCAAGGATCTGGTGACGAAGGATTGGAACATCGTCTACATGCCGTACTGCACGGGCGACGTGCACGTGGGCAACAACACCGTCACCTACACGGACTCGACGGGCGCGCAGCCGCCGCTCACCTGGCACCACTCGGGCTATTCCAATACGCTCGCCGCGGCCAATTACGCCAAGACGCAGTTCCCCAGCGTCAACAAGCTGCTCGTCACGGGCTTCAGCGCGGGCGGCACCGCCACCGCGTCCGCGTACTACTTCGTCCGCCGCATCACGAACCCGGCGCGTGGCTATTACCTGAACGACTCGGGCCCCATCTACCTGGCGGCCAACGTCAATGACCGCTCGCGCGCCCTGCACGACAAGATCCGCCAGTCGTGGAACCTGAACTCGGTGTTCAGCCAGCTGCCGGCGTCGTTCGACCAGAACAACATGGGCACCATCAACCGCATGGTGGCCATGGAGTTCCCCAACGACCAGCTCGCCTACACGGCCTATACGCGGGACTACAACTACTCGCGCTTCTCCTACGAGCGCTTCCTCACGCCCAACGACAAGGAGTCGGTGCTGAGCTACTGGAAGCAGGACCAGGACCGGCTCGTCGCCGAGCTGAACCTCTACAACAACTTCAGCTATTTCATCCCGCATGCCCGGCCCATCAATGAGAGCCACTGCACCACGATCATCACCTTCGTGGGTGCGCACGCCTGCCAGCGGATGGAGAAGAAGCGCTGGTATGAGTACGTCTCCGAGCCGTGGCAGAACTGGAAGTGCAACAGCGAGTTCGTGCCGATGGACACGTTCCTCTCCCGCTTCATCAACGAGAACCAGCGCATCCGCATCTACGAGCCGGCCAACGGCTACAACGATGACGATCCGGGCATGGACATCCTCGCGCCGCTGATCAACGGCGCGCTGGGCGGCTAA
- a CDS encoding VOC family protein: MTTRPFRILGLQQVAIGGPDKAPLRKLWVDVLGLEPHGTYRSERENVDEDIVVAGAGPFRVEVDLMQPVDPNGKPRVHDPALNHLGLWVDDLRAAVTWLEGQGVRFAPGGIRKGAAGFDVTFIHPKGNEQFPLGGEGVLIELVQAPPEVISAFDSFAKAAHKP, translated from the coding sequence ATGACGACACGACCCTTTCGCATCCTGGGCCTCCAGCAGGTGGCCATTGGCGGGCCCGACAAGGCGCCCCTGCGCAAGCTGTGGGTGGACGTGCTGGGCCTCGAGCCCCATGGCACCTACCGCAGTGAGCGCGAGAACGTCGACGAGGACATCGTCGTGGCCGGAGCCGGGCCCTTCCGCGTGGAGGTGGACCTGATGCAGCCGGTGGACCCGAACGGCAAGCCGCGCGTGCATGATCCCGCGCTCAACCACCTGGGCCTGTGGGTGGATGATCTGCGCGCGGCGGTGACCTGGCTGGAGGGGCAGGGCGTGCGCTTCGCTCCCGGCGGCATCCGCAAGGGCGCGGCCGGCTTCGACGTGACGTTCATCCACCCCAAGGGCAACGAGCAGTTCCCGCTCGGGGGCGAAGGCGTGCTCATCGAGCTGGTGCAGGCCCCGCCCGAGGTCATCTCCGCCTTCGACTCGTTCGCGAAGGCCGCTCACAAGCCATAG
- a CDS encoding Wall-associated protein precursor has translation MVGTQKTRRFLVLCVLAVLASVMAGCSVGAHATASSPAAASSPVYLAQVTCWNTMSCCIQRWPLSAAEHCGASAAEIAEVLNGARVLHEMTQPEGEQLEEEAEAPSDAEVAEDSGEPPNCTGQNHHIISRPIFKELKRHKNLGELYEPRDERFVTRAKDEESHCGYQKWHRDVDKEVIQWLRRFSEATRKEFESYLREIYSRPEMLKRFPHGYPGK, from the coding sequence ATGGTTGGCACCCAGAAGACGCGTCGCTTTCTCGTCCTGTGCGTGCTGGCCGTGCTCGCGAGTGTCATGGCGGGCTGTTCCGTGGGAGCTCACGCCACCGCGAGCAGCCCGGCCGCCGCGAGCAGCCCCGTCTACCTGGCTCAGGTCACCTGCTGGAACACGATGAGCTGCTGCATCCAGAGATGGCCTCTGAGTGCGGCGGAACACTGTGGGGCCAGCGCGGCGGAGATCGCCGAGGTTCTCAATGGCGCCCGAGTGCTCCACGAGATGACCCAGCCGGAGGGGGAGCAGCTCGAAGAGGAGGCCGAGGCGCCATCGGACGCGGAAGTCGCGGAGGATTCAGGCGAGCCTCCCAACTGTACGGGCCAGAATCACCACATCATCTCCAGGCCTATTTTCAAGGAGCTGAAGAGGCACAAGAACCTCGGGGAATTGTACGAGCCTCGGGATGAGCGCTTTGTGACCAGGGCCAAGGACGAGGAGTCACACTGCGGTTATCAGAAATGGCACCGTGACGTGGATAAGGAGGTCATCCAGTGGCTCAGGAGGTTTTCCGAGGCAACGCGGAAGGAGTTCGAGAGTTACCTGCGCGAGATCTACAGTCGCCC
- a CDS encoding NAD(P)/FAD-dependent oxidoreductase, which yields MKTAPEQKDVVIIGGGPAGLSAALMLGRARKQVLLCDGGSPRNSAAEGIHGFVTRDGIPPKEFRRIAHEQLAPYGVDLLLDTRVTAVERLEPGFRVVLAGGRVVEARRVLLATGMIDEPPELPGYRELWGRSIFQCPYCHGWEVRDRPWGLLATGAPALDFALFITGWSRDLVVFTQGAVEVTAEQHQRLERAGVRLETRKIRRLVASTGHGAQGAHLEAVELEDGTRVAREVLFAHPPQRQTEVVQRLGVALDEQGFVRINEHMETSIPGVHAAGDLTTRLQGASMAAGAGAVAGAMMNHALNMENAAAGLWPEG from the coding sequence ATGAAGACGGCTCCAGAGCAGAAGGACGTGGTGATCATCGGTGGCGGCCCGGCGGGCCTGAGCGCGGCGCTGATGCTCGGGCGTGCCCGCAAGCAGGTGCTCCTGTGCGACGGAGGCTCGCCCCGCAACAGCGCGGCCGAGGGCATCCATGGCTTCGTCACCCGCGACGGCATTCCCCCCAAGGAGTTCCGGCGCATCGCCCACGAGCAGCTCGCGCCCTACGGGGTCGACCTCCTCCTGGATACGCGCGTCACCGCCGTGGAGCGCCTCGAGCCGGGCTTCCGGGTCGTGCTCGCGGGAGGGCGGGTGGTGGAGGCCCGCCGGGTGCTGCTCGCCACGGGCATGATCGACGAGCCGCCGGAGCTGCCCGGCTACCGCGAGCTGTGGGGCAGGAGCATCTTCCAGTGCCCGTATTGCCATGGCTGGGAGGTCCGGGATCGGCCCTGGGGGCTGCTCGCCACGGGCGCGCCCGCCCTCGACTTCGCCCTCTTCATCACCGGCTGGTCCCGGGACCTGGTGGTCTTCACCCAGGGCGCCGTGGAGGTGACCGCGGAGCAGCACCAGCGGCTGGAGCGTGCCGGGGTCCGTCTGGAGACCCGGAAGATCCGCCGGCTCGTCGCCAGCACCGGGCACGGGGCCCAGGGAGCGCACCTCGAGGCCGTGGAGCTGGAGGACGGGACACGGGTGGCGCGCGAGGTGCTCTTCGCCCATCCCCCGCAGCGCCAGACGGAGGTGGTGCAGCGGCTCGGCGTCGCGCTCGATGAGCAGGGCTTCGTCCGCATCAACGAGCACATGGAGACCTCCATTCCAGGAGTCCACGCGGCGGGAGATCTCACGACCCGGTTGCAGGGCGCGAGCATGGCGGCCGGAGCGGGAGCGGTGGCCGGCGCCATGATGAACCATGCCCTCAACATGGAGAACGCGGCCGCCGGATTGTGGCCAGAAGGTTGA
- a CDS encoding MFS transporter: MDSEAPGASGRQDGTLALYFGTVAAYADMYLTQPILPLLSREFGVGPARAGFTVSAVVLAIAAASSFYGPLSDVLGRKRVMVGATLLRSVATLACAFTPSFGMLVGLRAAQGVLVPGMTAVVVAYAGDRYRTRRLAPVVAGIIAASVVGGLVGRVVGGWIAAHAGWRAAFVAFAFSSFTAAFVLARGLAPVPPSEHRGWLAAYRGMLVHLTDPPLLGAFLVGGSLFFGWIGLFTYLPYHLSAAPYELSTELVSSIYLVYLAGVVIAPVAGRLSARVSARRLMGIGLTVEALGMLAALARPLPVVVGGLVVLVLGTFTAQAVAPAFVNTTARSAKGSASALYLTFYYLGGTFGSVLPGLAWQAWGWTGVVACCAASVAVGLLANALLCGTQRP; the protein is encoded by the coding sequence ATGGACTCGGAAGCACCCGGCGCGAGCGGACGCCAGGACGGGACGCTCGCGCTCTATTTTGGCACCGTCGCGGCCTACGCGGACATGTACCTCACGCAGCCCATCCTCCCGCTGCTGTCGCGGGAGTTCGGCGTGGGGCCGGCCCGGGCGGGCTTCACGGTGTCGGCGGTGGTGCTCGCCATCGCGGCGGCGTCGAGCTTCTACGGGCCGCTCTCGGATGTGCTCGGGCGCAAGCGCGTCATGGTGGGCGCCACGCTGCTGCGCTCGGTGGCCACGCTGGCCTGTGCCTTCACCCCGTCCTTCGGGATGCTGGTGGGGCTCCGGGCCGCGCAGGGCGTGCTGGTCCCCGGCATGACGGCGGTGGTGGTCGCGTACGCGGGAGATCGCTACCGCACGCGGCGGCTCGCCCCGGTGGTGGCCGGCATCATCGCGGCGAGCGTCGTGGGCGGCCTGGTGGGGCGTGTGGTGGGCGGATGGATCGCCGCGCACGCCGGTTGGCGCGCCGCCTTCGTCGCCTTCGCGTTCTCCTCGTTCACCGCCGCGTTCGTGCTGGCGAGAGGCCTCGCCCCGGTGCCTCCCTCGGAGCACCGCGGGTGGCTGGCCGCCTACCGCGGCATGCTCGTCCACCTCACGGATCCGCCGCTGCTGGGCGCCTTCCTCGTGGGCGGCTCGCTCTTCTTCGGGTGGATCGGCCTCTTCACCTATCTGCCGTACCACCTGTCCGCGGCGCCGTATGAGCTGTCCACGGAGCTTGTCTCGAGCATCTACCTGGTCTACCTGGCGGGCGTGGTCATCGCGCCCGTGGCGGGGAGGCTCTCCGCGCGTGTCTCCGCCCGGCGGTTGATGGGCATCGGCCTCACGGTGGAGGCCCTGGGCATGCTGGCGGCGCTCGCCAGGCCGCTGCCGGTGGTGGTGGGGGGGCTCGTCGTGCTCGTGCTCGGGACCTTCACCGCGCAGGCCGTGGCCCCGGCCTTCGTGAACACCACCGCGCGCTCCGCCAAGGGGAGCGCCAGCGCGCTCTACCTCACCTTCTATTACCTGGGCGGCACGTTCGGCTCCGTGCTGCCCGGGCTCGCGTGGCAGGCGTGGGGCTGGACGGGCGTGGTGGCCTGCTGCGCGGCCTCGGTGGCCGTGGGGCTGCTGGCCAACGCGCTCCTCTGCGGGACTCAGCGTCCGTAG
- a CDS encoding DUF2845 domain-containing protein, translating into MRALLAALTLSFFFLLPSSSDAATLRCGSALASDGASKSDVLIKCGEPMSKDTRTESVGEKTKQKGQETETTQERVVYKTIEEWTYNFGPRQLMQVVVFENGRLVDVKSAGYGR; encoded by the coding sequence ATGCGAGCCCTTCTGGCGGCCCTCACCCTCTCGTTCTTCTTCCTGCTCCCGTCCTCCAGTGACGCGGCCACGCTGCGCTGCGGCAGCGCGCTCGCCTCGGACGGAGCCTCCAAGTCGGATGTCCTCATCAAGTGCGGCGAGCCCATGAGCAAGGACACCCGCACCGAGAGCGTGGGTGAGAAGACGAAGCAGAAGGGCCAGGAGACCGAGACCACCCAGGAGCGGGTCGTCTACAAGACCATCGAGGAGTGGACGTACAACTTCGGTCCCCGCCAGCTGATGCAGGTGGTGGTGTTCGAGAACGGCCGGCTCGTGGACGTGAAGAGCGCCGGCTACGGACGCTGA
- a CDS encoding AraC family transcriptional regulator, which produces MTRKKTPPGTKKPSPSHEDFKRHHLPVWVGRYSHGHAQNRSVRPGTFTHSYAVIFLVTRGQSTIHHSGEQVLRAGDVHIIPPGDPHGAPHAGDAEGWVISFHPEAFPHEDPSWGSREGLRLGPLLRIRSGCHPVLRPSAAQRKRLERWMRLMEAEFTGEERSRDEAVGALLRLVLIELERMTGLEDTPDPAGQSLARRVLTFIESNALGPLSLTEVARAAGRSATHVAGVVRKETGRTVGQWILEYRMAEARRRLQGTDERVDIIAERVGYADATHFIRLFRRAHGLTPAAWRRRATLPART; this is translated from the coding sequence ATGACGAGGAAGAAGACCCCGCCCGGAACGAAGAAGCCCTCGCCGAGCCACGAGGACTTCAAGCGGCACCACCTCCCGGTCTGGGTGGGGCGGTATAGCCACGGCCATGCCCAGAATCGCTCCGTCCGGCCGGGAACCTTCACCCACTCGTATGCCGTCATCTTCCTCGTGACGCGCGGCCAGTCGACGATCCACCACAGCGGCGAGCAGGTGCTGCGCGCGGGAGACGTCCACATCATTCCTCCCGGGGATCCTCACGGAGCGCCGCACGCCGGTGACGCGGAAGGATGGGTGATTTCGTTCCATCCGGAGGCCTTTCCCCATGAAGACCCGAGCTGGGGGAGCCGCGAGGGCCTCCGCCTGGGTCCCCTGCTGCGGATCCGCAGCGGATGCCACCCGGTCCTCCGCCCGAGTGCCGCCCAACGCAAGCGGCTGGAGCGGTGGATGCGGCTCATGGAGGCCGAATTCACAGGCGAGGAGCGCTCCCGCGACGAGGCCGTGGGCGCCCTGCTCCGGTTGGTCCTGATCGAGCTGGAGCGGATGACGGGCCTCGAGGACACACCGGACCCGGCGGGCCAGAGCCTGGCGCGGCGGGTGCTCACGTTCATCGAGTCGAACGCGCTCGGGCCGCTGTCCCTCACGGAGGTGGCACGCGCCGCCGGGCGGTCCGCCACGCACGTGGCCGGCGTGGTCCGCAAGGAGACGGGCCGCACGGTGGGCCAGTGGATCCTCGAGTACCGCATGGCCGAGGCCCGGCGGAGGCTCCAGGGCACGGACGAGCGGGTGGACATCATCGCCGAGCGCGTGGGCTACGCGGACGCCACGCACTTCATCCGCCTCTTCCGGCGCGCCCACGGCCTCACGCCCGCCGCGTGGAGACGCCGCGCAACGCTTCCGGCTCGTACATGA
- a CDS encoding serine hydrolase domain-containing protein — MKGLWLPFFLVGLTAWAVPPGMPICERPHVVAPAEEQPFPEEVQRALDALVRAELTREPHAGLAVGVLRGAQRWVGAYGQRDVAHGLPATPRTTWRMASITKTFTAVAVLQLVEQGRIELDADIRTLVPAWPEKRWPVTVRQLLGHLGGVTNYGRFGPSHDSGPVDTAGALSLVAGYELEAEPGTRFIYSTWAYNLLGAAIETVSGQRYGEYLQEHVFGPAGMEHAALDDRRTRDEHHATGYRIRDGQRVASKVIDVSGRFAGGGTRATIEDLLGFGGALLDYRLLSRTSSGWMQTPMSTRDGRLTDYGMGFATWPLRGHYVVAHSGAQPETSTLLLLLPGEDVAIALASNVEGQAASLKRIAYGIIELLLEDTGPRLSAHRQGPVDAVVNEALGRVFGYGLAYHQWATHGPGTLPGTGALPEAFEQVTRLLDRAAIERAPDTARERILAAHEPREDWLFVRVGAHMARTLEEALGPERLRSYSARGPLAFFNDYLAVCESRQCPEPFRFNEALRADLRRLTGNNIEPSRH, encoded by the coding sequence GTGAAGGGGCTGTGGCTTCCGTTCTTCCTGGTGGGCCTCACCGCGTGGGCCGTCCCACCGGGGATGCCCATCTGCGAGCGGCCCCATGTCGTGGCGCCGGCCGAGGAGCAGCCCTTCCCCGAGGAGGTGCAGCGGGCCCTGGACGCGCTCGTGCGCGCGGAGCTCACCCGGGAGCCGCACGCGGGCCTCGCGGTGGGTGTGCTGCGGGGCGCCCAGCGCTGGGTGGGGGCCTATGGGCAGAGGGACGTGGCGCACGGCCTGCCGGCGACGCCGCGCACCACCTGGCGCATGGCCTCCATCACGAAGACCTTCACCGCCGTGGCCGTGCTGCAGCTCGTGGAGCAGGGCCGCATCGAGCTCGACGCGGACATCCGCACGCTGGTGCCCGCGTGGCCGGAGAAGCGCTGGCCGGTGACGGTGCGGCAGCTGCTCGGCCACCTGGGAGGCGTGACGAACTACGGCCGCTTCGGGCCCAGCCATGACAGCGGCCCGGTGGACACGGCGGGCGCGCTCTCGCTCGTGGCGGGCTACGAGTTGGAGGCCGAGCCCGGCACCCGCTTCATCTACAGCACCTGGGCCTACAACCTGCTCGGCGCCGCCATCGAGACCGTGTCCGGGCAGCGCTACGGCGAGTACCTCCAGGAGCACGTCTTCGGCCCCGCCGGCATGGAGCACGCGGCCCTGGACGATCGCCGCACGCGCGACGAGCACCACGCCACGGGCTACCGGATTCGAGACGGGCAGCGGGTGGCCTCCAAGGTCATCGACGTGTCCGGCCGCTTCGCCGGAGGCGGGACCCGCGCGACCATCGAGGATCTGCTCGGCTTCGGCGGAGCGCTGCTCGACTACCGGCTGTTGTCGCGCACCAGCTCGGGGTGGATGCAGACGCCGATGAGCACCCGGGACGGACGGCTCACCGACTACGGCATGGGCTTCGCCACGTGGCCGCTCCGGGGCCACTACGTGGTGGCCCACTCGGGCGCGCAGCCGGAGACGTCCACGCTGCTGCTGCTGCTGCCCGGAGAGGACGTGGCCATCGCCCTGGCGAGCAACGTGGAGGGCCAGGCCGCCTCACTCAAGCGCATCGCCTACGGCATCATCGAGCTGCTGCTCGAGGACACGGGGCCCCGGTTGAGCGCGCATCGTCAGGGCCCGGTGGACGCGGTGGTGAACGAGGCGCTGGGCCGCGTCTTCGGCTATGGGCTCGCCTACCACCAGTGGGCCACGCACGGGCCGGGGACACTCCCCGGGACGGGTGCGCTGCCGGAGGCCTTCGAGCAGGTGACGCGGCTGCTCGACCGGGCGGCGATCGAACGGGCGCCGGACACCGCGCGTGAGCGCATCCTCGCCGCCCATGAGCCGCGCGAGGACTGGCTCTTCGTCCGGGTGGGCGCGCACATGGCCCGGACCCTGGAGGAAGCACTGGGGCCCGAGCGGCTGCGCAGCTATTCCGCCCGGGGCCCGCTCGCCTTCTTCAACGACTACCTGGCCGTCTGCGAGTCGAGGCAGTGTCCCGAGCCCTTCCGCTTCAATGAAGCGCTGCGCGCGGACCTGCGCCGGCTCACCGGGAACAACATCGAGCCCTCCCGGCACTGA